The following DNA comes from Terriglobales bacterium.
AATCCATTCTACCGAAAGGCTGAACCAGCCCGGCGACCCGGGTACGTGGAGCGGATGTCCGGCCTTCAACCCTTCGCGGACAACGTTCCATGCGGCCCTGGTCAGGGACATGGTGAAGCCGTCTTCGAAGATCTGGCCCTGATTGTGTTCCTGCGCCGGAACGAATGCCAGGAAGGCGCCCGAGGGACGCGAACCGTCGCTGTTCTCCGGAGCAATGCCGGCGGCGCCGTTCTGCCCGGGCTGCCACACCAAGCACCCGTTGGCTTCCGGATCCAGGTTGGTGAGCATAGCGAGCGGCTGTTCTCGCGGCACCTGGTCGAGCAGCAGGGGAATCTCGGCGCGGGCCTCGGGCAGCAGGCTGAGCACGATGTTCTCCTGCTGCTTGCGCACGCGGGCGCAATGGTAGAGGCTGCCGCGCGGCAGGGTGGCGAGCAGGCTGGCTTGTTCCATTTCCCTTAGCGCCACCACGCTGGCCCGTGTGCGGTCGAACCAGGGCGGCCAGGGATAGAAGCGGAAGGCATTGCCCAGGAGGGCGGCGAGGCGCATGGGGCCGAAGGATTGCACGGCCATCAGTTCGTCGCCGACCAGCATGGTGGCCAGAAGCGTGTCTGGCGGGAGCTCCAGCCCCGGCACCTCCTGCGCGGGAAGATAGAGGAGGCCGCCGACATCGGCCCGGCCCAGGAAGTAGAGCGCCTGGAATTCCGTCCACCCACCGGCTTCCACGTATTCTCCGTTCTTGGCGAGTTCGAACACGCTGCGGAACAGGTCAGGGACGGCGGGCGGATAGTCGTCTGGACCTTCCTGCTGGTTGCGGCGAAGCGTGAAGACGATCTCCTGCTGGTCGAGCGCTTTCATGCCCTCGGTGATGAACGACCAGCAAGGCACGGGGCCTTGGGCGGTCGCGACCTCGTGCGCGCGCACGTGGACGGTCAGTTCGCCGGGAAGCACTTGTTCCACCGCAGGCATCGAAACGCGATCCTCCCACTGCCGGGGCGGGCTTAAGAGCCGGAGCCTCCGGTCTTGCCGAATCCGGAAACAATCTCCTCTACCAGGGAATATGGGTCGCGGCGGTGCCGGGCGACCTCGGAAGCATACCGCGAGACCTGCCCATCGTTCATCTGTTCGCGCAAGGCGCGCTCCAGGAGCGACTCGCGCAGCATCTCCACCAGGCGCTGCCGCCAGTTCTCGGTCTTCTTCTGCTCCAGCAGGCCTTCGCGCGCCAGGTACTCCTCGTAGGAGGCGATCGCCTCCGCCAGTTCGCGGATGCCACTGCCCTCGGTGGCCACCGTCTTTACAATCGGCGGAGTCCAGCCGTCACTGCGCGTAGCGAGGGTCTGCATGGCGCGGATCTCGCGCTCCACGCGCTCGGCGCCTTCGCGGTCGCTCTTGTTGATGACGAACACGTCGGCGATCTCCATGATGCCGGCCTTGATGGTTTGCACGTCGTCGCCCATGCCGGGCACCAGTACCACCAGGGTGACGTCGGCCAGGCGCACGATCTCCACTTCGTCCTGGCCCACGCCTACGGTCTCGATCAGGATAAGGTCCTTGCCGCTGGCGTCGAGCACGGTGGTGACGTCGGCGGTGGCGCGCGCCAGACCGCCCAGAAACCCGCGCGTGGCCATGCTGCGAATGTAGATGCCCGCGTCGGCGTGGTGCGACTGCATGCGGATGCGGTCGCCGAGAATGGCGCC
Coding sequences within:
- the meaB gene encoding methylmalonyl Co-A mutase-associated GTPase MeaB — translated: MSQPIQTWVERVRAGDPRAIARAISAIEDSSPEARPLLKALFPHGRGARVLGMTGAPGSGKSTLVDQLARHYRSQGRTIGIIAVDPTSPYTGGAILGDRIRMQSHHADAGIYIRSMATRGFLGGLARATADVTTVLDASGKDLILIETVGVGQDEVEIVRLADVTLVVLVPGMGDDVQTIKAGIMEIADVFVINKSDREGAERVEREIRAMQTLATRSDGWTPPIVKTVATEGSGIRELAEAIASYEEYLAREGLLEQKKTENWRQRLVEMLRESLLERALREQMNDGQVSRYASEVARHRRDPYSLVEEIVSGFGKTGGSGS